TCGTAAAATATAAGGAATCGTTGGTCAAACAAATTGATATGATGCATAAGGTTATGTTTAACCTGTTCTGCGAAAtgtttagttaataaaataaagtgaaaagaaataaaatagagaatgaaATTATTCTTTTGGTTGTTTGATAagatagaaagtgaaaaaaaaatgtaaaaataaataaataaatattttgtgaccatataaatatttttatatttatatatatatagatataaatttatattaattaaattatgaaaagatatttataaatataataatattatttatgtatttaaatatgaatattattatCAAGGAATCTATACGAGTAAGAGTATCTTCGATTGTAGGTAGATGGAGGGAAGAAAAtatgaagtaatttttttaaaaaaaatttgtatatttgattcaatttttagGAGGAGAGTGATGTTGTAGTTTTCAACACATTAAAAGTAAGTATTTGAAATTATCGTATCTACGAGGGCTTGTGCGATATGCGTGTCTTTCAACAATTAATACTATTTTAAGTAATAGGATTTGGTTGTTGTTCATAAGATTGAATATAATCaatgaatgaaaagaaaaataacatagAGTTAGAATTGTTAGGATTATATTTCATTAACCATTTCTTAATATATCTtaatgatttaatatatatatatatttcaattgcCACAAATATCATCATCGTTGCTATTCCCACATTATTAATCCCTTGGTAACGTTGAGAGGTATACTATCTTATTTAAATGTCGATTATTCAAACGACTAACTAAGACACTTGTATTAACAACCGATGATTTGAGACTATTAATCATAAATAGATTCCTCGAGTTTAGATTTAATAGATGTTTATCTAAAATCTAgagttgaaaaatattttccaataactattcaaaacaaatattatatcatgATTTAAAAGTCATAATAAACATTAAATTCAAAGATAAACATTACTATTTATAAATAACTAGAATAGATATAACTTACATCAAAAGAGATGCAAAATAGTATAACTATTATATATCTAATTACAACAAAGAGATAATTAGTTACACATAAACATGGTAACCTTACAACACATGAAGAAAGAGAAGTAATTAAATGTCGAAGATGTTTCGTCAAACTTCTCCACCCTTGATCTCCCTCTCTTGGTCGCTCTATATCTTTTCTTTGGTTCTTAAACTAAAAAGAATGTGAAGTTTCCctcaaaatttgaaatgaattgCCCTTTTAtaacatcataaaaaatggaATTTTGGTTAGCAAATTTCTATTCTTCACCTTGAAGCAATtgctaattgtttttttttttttaacaaattgctAATTGTTTTAGGCCGCCTTAATTCGCTAAGCAAATTATCTGCTCGCTTGGCGAATTATAGCTtgcaaaattcaataaaatttatgacttGAATTTGCTAAGCCATTTCAGATTCACTTAGCCAATTTCTCAGTATCTAAAATTTGTTGTTGTTCCTCTTTGATTGCTCACTCACTTTAACCTATTAACatacaacaaaaaatacaaatatcacCGTTATCGTATCTCAAATcataataactaaatatataCAATTACTTGAGGACTATGATTTGTTTTCAATCAATTCAAGTTAATAAGTTAGGGAGCCAACACAAAACCATTAGTCGACCCCATCTTCTCTTTTGAACCAAACATATCTCCACTTTCTCTTTCTCTCCTCATTTACATAAAAAATTCTCTCAACTTTTCTATTGATCTAATTAATagaatatcaaattgtcatattttataatttaacaaattaattattcaaatggcatgttattaaaaatattgtgaTAGAGTGAGAATAGTTTGAAGgtgattaattaaattaatgaatatttacaattttgaaggaacaaaaaataaaaaataattgtagcTGTTATAGATACACGATGGAGTGTAATATAATGAATGGAGTGGGAGGAGAAATGAATGAATGTATAATTAGAGATAAGAGAAAGAGTAAGAGTAAGAGTAAGAAGTAGGTTTGAGGTTTTGAGGTTCGAAGTTCGAAATGGAAAGAGCGGCACTTGTTCGTTCATTATCGTGCAGCAGCAGATATTTGTGTCGCTCGTgttcttctttctctttctcctcAACAATATCAACAATATCAACAACAACGAAACCATCTTCCATTCTCAGAAACCCTCTCCTCCTCCGCCGCCGCCACTCCTCTATCAGATtgcctctttcttcctcttctcCGCTCCTTTACTTCCGTAACCGCAATCGGAATCATTTCTCCACTTCACGAGCATCTCTCGTTTCTTCTCCAGgtctctctttctctctattACTTTCGTTCATCAATTAATAAAttgcaatttaatttttaatctattaATATTTGTGTTTTGTTAGATATTAGTGGTGGTGGTGAGGTGGTGAAGGATGAAGTTGCACGTGAATTGGGTTTTGAGAAAGTATCAGAGGAATTCATTACAGAATGCAAATCAAAAGCTGTGCTGTTCAGGCACCTCAAGACCGGTGCTCAAGTCATGTCTGTTTCCAACAACGATGAGAATAAAGTATTTGGCATTGTTTTCCGCACTCCTCCCAATGATTCCACTGGTATCCCTCACATTTTGGAACACAGTGTATTGTGTGGATCAAGAAAATATCCTCTCAAAGAACCCTTTGTTGAATTATTGAAAGGAAGCCTCCACACTTTCCTCAATGCATTCACGTATCCTGATAGGACATGTTACCCTGTTGCATCCACAAATACTAAGGATTTTTATAATTTGGTCGATGTCTACCTCGATGCTGTTTTCTTTCCTAAATGTGTCGACGACCTTCAGACTTTTCAACAGGAGGGTTGGCATTATGAGCTCAATCATCCTTCTGAAGATATCACTTACAAAGGTTTGCTATTCGAATACTCTTCTATTCTATTGTTTTACTTTTATGGACTCTTAATCTAATGCatttactttttgtttttcCAGGTGTTGTGTTTAATGAGATGAAGGGTGTCTACTCTCAACCAGATAATATACTTGGACGGGCTGCTCAACAGGCCagttcattttatttctttctctatttttattcatccctatcctttttctttttgatattTCAAGTACCAATTGTgacattttttgtaatttaagttGTGTGCATTCATTATTTTTGTCTGTAACCTTGATACAGGCTCTTTTCCCAGATAACACATATGGTGTTGACAGCGGAGGTGATCCTCGAGTTATTCCTAATTTGACATTTGAGGAGTTTAAGGTATGTTTTGAGACtaatgttaaattattattgtggTATATAGAGATAACTAATTTGACAGCGACTTATGTTTGGTTGTTAGTTGTTTGTGTCCACTAACATTGATTTATGATCTATGAAGGTTAAAGTCCTACATTTTTACATGAACTCGTACCAACCTTTTTACCTCCATATATTCTACTGTAGATCTCAATAGTTTATACCAGCTATTgcaaatatttaattgttttatttaataatttttcattttaaacttAATTGTCAGGAATTTCACCGCAAGTATTACCATCCCAGCAATTCACGAATATGGTTTTATGGAGATGATGATCCAAATGAGCGCCTCCGCATCCTTAGTGGTAATAAGATTTGGTTTAACTTGCTCTTTAAATGTTGAGGCTGAGAATTAGGGAGAGTGGCCTTGTTGTAATGCTCTCGTAGATCCAAGCCCTGACTCCTGATTAGAATTAATGACTAAAACATGTGGCCTGACTTTCTGTGCAAACCGATTTTATGATAATTATTAGGATATTGTTGGATGACCTTGTGCATAATTTTTAACCAACAGCGAGTTAGGtttgtattatattatagtTATATGCCAAGCGTAGTAGCTCCTCCCACAttctttctaaaatataaatgactacGATAGTATATGGATAAATTTGAATTGCTGATGAggtattttgtatattttttgcaGGAATATCTTATCCCTTTAGTTATACTTCCCATTCTCTCCCGATTTTTCtgtataaaaaattgaataccTAGTTTTGAAAGTCTAAATAGTTATGGATGTTTATATTCTGTGAAATATTGAGGCAGGGTAATCcatttaacaatttaaaatgttaaatattgaGGCAGGGAAATCCCTTCTGAAATTACATTAATACACTCATTTTAGCAATTTGACTGAGCACATAACTGTTGGATTCCCTGATTCCTGAATTGTCCAACTACTTCATTTTATGTTCCCGTATTTATCTCCCATTGAACTTATATGTTTTACTTCTTATATTATTCTATTGTCACACTTGATTTGTTCACTGTTATTTTTGTTGCTAACTGAGAATATTATTGCCATCATGGCATGGTTGCTCTGTTTTCTGCTCATGTTCAACATTTCCGATCAGTTGTGAAAGATAATTCTAGAGTTTTTACCTGTAGGAATTAGCTGCTAACTTATGCCTCTTCTCTGTTATCCAGAGTATTTAAACATGTTTGATGCAAGTTCAGCCCCAAATGAATCAAAGGTTGAACCACAAAAACTGTTTTCAAAGCCAATCCGGATTGTTGAGACTTATCCTGCAGGGGAAGGGGGTGATTTGAAGAAGCATATGGTCTGCCTTAACTGGTTGCTCGCCGATAAGCCCTTAGACTTGGAAACTGAGCTAGCACTTGGTTTTCTGAACCATCTTCTACTGGGAACTCCTGCTTCACCACTGAGAAAAGTTTTGTTAGAAAGTAGGCTGGGTGATGCCATTGTTGGTGGTGGGTTAGAAGATGAACTACTCCAGCCTCAATTTAGCATTGGAATGAAGGGTGTTTCTGAAGATGATATTCATAAGGTAGAAGAACTGATCATGAGTACACTTAAAAAGTTGGCTGAAGAAGGTTTTGATACAGATGCCATTGAGGCTTCTATGAATACAATTGAATTTTCTCTTAGAGAGAACAACACTGGGTCATTTCCTCGTGGCTTGTCCCTCATGCTCCAGTCCATTGTAAGATAAGCTCGAGTTTTTTTGGTATGGAAAATAGGCATCTATGTTGATTgagatttataattgttttggttTGCATATTTAGGGTAAATGGATTTATGATATGAATCCCCTTGAACCACTGAAGTATGAGAAACCTCTCCAAGACCTGAAATCTAAAATAGCAAAGGAGGGCTCTAAATCTGTGTTTTCTCCACTAATAGAGAAATTCATCTTGAACAACCCTCATAAAGTTACTGTTCAAATGCAGGTAGTTATTTACTTATTCTAGCTTTTAAAGTCTGTGTTTgtgtgagaagccattttgcACCCAATATgttagtaattaaaaaaaaaaccttgtcAGCCGGACCCTGAAAAAGCTGCTCGTGATGAAGAGACAGAGAAACAAGTATTGCAGAAAATTAAAGCTAGTATGACAACAGAAGATCTGGCAGAATTGGCTCGTGCTACTCATGAGCTTAGGCTTAAGCAGGAGACCCCTGACCCACCAGAAGCTTTGAAAACTGTTCCTAGCCTTTCTCTTCAAGATATTCCTAAAGAACCTATTCGTGTTCCGACTGAGGTTATCATTGCTTTTCCCTTGGTTGAGAGTTTGTGTTTTCCTAATAGCATGTAGAGATTCACAAGGATTTGCATGTTAAATGTAGGTCGGGGATATCAATGGAGTAAAAGTTTTGCAGCATGATCTCTTCACCAATGATGTCCTTTACACTGAAATAGTATTCGACATGAGTTCACTGAAGCAAGAGCTTCTTCCGTTGGTGCCACTGTTTTGGTAATCATAAAACCTCATAAGGATATTTTACATTTTGTTTCCATCCATTTATAATTCCTAATATTACATGCATAGTGAATTTCTTGGATAACAATTTAAATTGGTATTGACCTTCCTTGGTCTggaatttcattaatttttatttaacctCAATTCAGAAGATGCTTTGAAGTTTGATCTCTATCTAGGTTTCATGCTATTGTGATTCTTTAATTAACACATTATATTTTGTCATGAACTCCTATCCAAATTCTCCACTGGATTGTTTTGGTTCATAACATGTTTCTTTTTAGTATTATTGATAGCAATAAAtctatttctttttcctttgttgttgttattcttATATTCCTCATCATGTGTATATCAGAAGCACCTTCTTGATAGATAAATGACAAATCTGGTGTTTACATCAAGCTCTGTAACTCCCCTATGTTAATTTTTGACAGCCAATCATTGTTGGAGATGGGCACAAAGGACTTGACCTTTGTCCAACTAAACCAACTAATAGGGAGAAAAACTGGAGGAATATCAGTTTATCCTTTCACATCATCAGTGCAGGGCAAGGAAGATCCATGTAGTCACATGATTGTTCGAGGCAAAGCCATGTCTGGACGAGCTGAAGACCTTTATGACTTGGTACAATTTTTTGACCCAAACTTAGAGACACTTCTTGTTTCAACATTCAATGCTCTGCGTTACCTATAATATCTATTTTCATC
This region of Cicer arietinum cultivar CDC Frontier isolate Library 1 chromosome 8, Cicar.CDCFrontier_v2.0, whole genome shotgun sequence genomic DNA includes:
- the LOC101514969 gene encoding presequence protease 1, chloroplastic/mitochondrial, which produces MERAALVRSLSCSSRYLCRSCSSFSFSSTISTISTTTKPSSILRNPLLLRRRHSSIRLPLSSSSPLLYFRNRNRNHFSTSRASLVSSPDISGGGEVVKDEVARELGFEKVSEEFITECKSKAVLFRHLKTGAQVMSVSNNDENKVFGIVFRTPPNDSTGIPHILEHSVLCGSRKYPLKEPFVELLKGSLHTFLNAFTYPDRTCYPVASTNTKDFYNLVDVYLDAVFFPKCVDDLQTFQQEGWHYELNHPSEDITYKGVVFNEMKGVYSQPDNILGRAAQQALFPDNTYGVDSGGDPRVIPNLTFEEFKEFHRKYYHPSNSRIWFYGDDDPNERLRILSEYLNMFDASSAPNESKVEPQKLFSKPIRIVETYPAGEGGDLKKHMVCLNWLLADKPLDLETELALGFLNHLLLGTPASPLRKVLLESRLGDAIVGGGLEDELLQPQFSIGMKGVSEDDIHKVEELIMSTLKKLAEEGFDTDAIEASMNTIEFSLRENNTGSFPRGLSLMLQSIGKWIYDMNPLEPLKYEKPLQDLKSKIAKEGSKSVFSPLIEKFILNNPHKVTVQMQPDPEKAARDEETEKQVLQKIKASMTTEDLAELARATHELRLKQETPDPPEALKTVPSLSLQDIPKEPIRVPTEVGDINGVKVLQHDLFTNDVLYTEIVFDMSSLKQELLPLVPLFCQSLLEMGTKDLTFVQLNQLIGRKTGGISVYPFTSSVQGKEDPCSHMIVRGKAMSGRAEDLYDLVNSVLQDVQFTDQQRFKQFVSQSRARMENRLRGSGHGIAAARMDAKLNAAGWMSEKMGGLSYLEFLQTLEKRVDEDWADISSSLEEIRKTVFSKQGCLINITADGKNLANMDKFVSKFVDMLPTSSPIATTNIWNARLPLTNEAIVIPTQVNYVGKATNVYDAGYKLNGSAYVISKYISNTWLWDRVRVSGGAYGGFCDFDTHSGVFSFLSYRDPNLLKTLEVYDGTGDFLRELEIDDDTLTKAIIGTIGDVDAYQLPDAKGYSSMLRYLLGITEEERQRRREEILSTSSKDFKQFIAAMEAVKDKGVVVAVASPEDVEAANKELANFFQVKKAL